A genomic region of Macaca thibetana thibetana isolate TM-01 chromosome 14, ASM2454274v1, whole genome shotgun sequence contains the following coding sequences:
- the LOC126935241 gene encoding 60S ribosomal protein L17 produces MVRYSLDPENPTKSCKSRGSNLRVHFKNTRETAQAIKGMHIRKATKYLKDVTLQKQCVPFRRYNGGVGRCAQAKQWGWTQGRWPKKSAEFLLHMLKNAESNAELKGLDVDSLVIEHIQVNKAPKMRRRTYRAHGRINPYMSSPCHIEMILTEKEQIVPKPEEEVAQKKKISQKKLKKQKLMARE; encoded by the coding sequence ATGGTTCGCTATTCACTTGACCCGGAGAACCCCACGAAATCATGCAAATCAAGAGGTTCCAATCTTCGTGTTCACTTTAAGAACACTCGTGAAACTGCCCAGGCCATCAAGGGTATGCATATTCGAAAAGCCACGAAGTATCTGAAAGATGTCACTTTACAGAAACAGTGCGTACCATTCCGACGTTACAATGGTGGAGTTGGCAGGTGTGCCCAGGCCAAGCAGTGGGGCTGGACACAGGGTCGGTGGCCCAAGAAGAGTGCTGAATTTTTGCTGCACATGCTTAAAAATGCAGAGAGTAATGCTGAACTTAAGGGTTTAGATGTAGATTCTCTGGTCATCGAGCACATCCAAGTGAACAAAGCACCTAAGATGCGCCGACGAACCTACAGAGCTCATGGTCGCATTAACCCATACATGAGCTCTCCCTGCCACATTGAGATGATCCTTACTGAAAAGGAACAGATTGTTCCTAAACCAGAAGAGGAAGTTGCCCAGAAGAAAAAGATAtcccagaagaaactgaagaaacaaaaacttatggCACGGGAGTAA